In Chanodichthys erythropterus isolate Z2021 chromosome 11, ASM2448905v1, whole genome shotgun sequence, a single window of DNA contains:
- the rras2 gene encoding ras-related protein R-Ras2 isoform X1 — MREQYMRTGEGFLLVFSVTDRGSFEEIYKFQRQILRVKDRDEFPMILVGNKADLEQQRQVTQEEGQQLARQLKVTYMEASAKIRMNVDQAFHELVRVIRKFQEQECPPSPEPTRKEKDKSGCHCVIV, encoded by the exons ATGAGAGAACAATACATGAGGACAGGGGAGGGCTTCCTTCTCGTCTTCTCTGTCACTGACCGGGGAAG CTTTGAAGAGATCTACAAGTTTCAACGACAGATATTGAGAGTGAAGGACAGGGATGAATTTCCTATGATTCTAGTGGGTAACAAAGCTGATCTTGAGCAACAGAGACAA GTGACCCAGGAGGAGGGCCAGCAGCTTGCCCGACAACTCAAAGTCACATACATGGAGGCCTCAGCTAAGATCCGTATGAATGTAGACCAGGCTTTCCACGAGCTGGTCCGAGTCATAAG gaagttccagGAGCAAGAGTGCCCACCCTCGCCGGAGCCCACGCGCAAAGAGAAGGATAAGAGCGGCTGCCATTGTGTGATTGTCTAA